From uncultured Methanobrevibacter sp., the proteins below share one genomic window:
- a CDS encoding threonine--tRNA ligase, whose protein sequence is MRILLIHSDYLNYTVKKETPVAEEIEEAKKEGSFDDSLVVFTAVEKDDENNPEGIVENLVKEVLKTNEQVKAENIVLYPYAHLSSSLSSPKVAVQILKDAEQALLAKDLNVKRVPFGWYKAFEISCKGHPLSELSRTITADKEEEKVERKPSKWQILEGDKITQIDDFNFENHAFKQLVDYELGRGASDEGEPPHVKIMREKEICDYEPASDVGNLRWYPKGKLIRDLLADYVYDLTVDRGAMPVETPIFYDLDNQAIYEHAYKFGERQYRTDTKKNLMLRFAACFGAFRLMSDSYLTWKNLPAKIFELTRYSFRYEKKGEVVGLKRLRAFTMPDCHSFCTDVQASLQEFSEQTDMCMQTGVDLNLDFEVIFRATQDFFEENEEWMYEIARKFNKPILLEILPERHHYWVCKIDLANIDALGRPIENPTVQIDVESGKRFDITYLGEDGKQHNPTILHTSPTGSIERVLCAMLEKTAIELDERAPMLPTWLSPIQARILTISEAHKDFAEELYSKINAANIRVDIDDRDESVGKKIRNASKEWIPYIFVVGDKEMESGKFQVTVRETGEKIDMTVDELIDEINAKCEGKPYRRLPLPKDISKRINFQ, encoded by the coding sequence ATGAGAATACTTCTTATTCATTCTGATTATTTAAACTACACTGTGAAAAAAGAGACACCTGTAGCTGAAGAAATCGAAGAAGCCAAAAAAGAAGGTTCATTTGACGATTCTTTAGTAGTATTTACAGCTGTTGAAAAAGACGATGAAAATAATCCAGAAGGTATTGTTGAAAATTTAGTTAAAGAAGTTCTAAAAACTAATGAACAAGTTAAAGCAGAAAATATAGTATTATATCCATATGCTCACTTGTCTTCATCATTAAGTTCTCCAAAAGTCGCTGTTCAAATCTTAAAAGATGCAGAACAGGCACTTTTAGCTAAAGACTTAAATGTCAAAAGAGTACCTTTCGGATGGTATAAAGCATTTGAAATTTCCTGTAAAGGACACCCATTAAGTGAGCTTTCAAGAACAATCACTGCTGATAAAGAGGAAGAGAAAGTCGAAAGGAAACCTTCCAAATGGCAAATCCTTGAAGGGGATAAGATTACACAGATTGATGATTTTAACTTTGAAAACCATGCATTCAAGCAATTGGTTGACTATGAACTTGGACGTGGTGCATCCGATGAGGGTGAACCTCCACATGTTAAAATCATGCGTGAAAAGGAAATCTGTGACTATGAGCCTGCTTCAGATGTAGGTAACCTCAGATGGTACCCTAAAGGAAAACTCATAAGAGACCTTCTTGCAGATTACGTTTATGACCTTACAGTTGATCGTGGAGCAATGCCTGTTGAAACTCCAATCTTCTATGACCTGGACAATCAGGCAATCTACGAGCATGCTTACAAGTTTGGTGAAAGGCAATACAGAACCGACACCAAAAAGAATTTAATGCTCAGGTTTGCAGCATGTTTCGGTGCATTCAGACTCATGTCCGATTCATACCTGACCTGGAAAAACTTGCCTGCAAAAATCTTTGAACTTACCAGATACAGTTTCCGTTACGAGAAAAAAGGGGAAGTTGTTGGACTTAAAAGATTAAGGGCATTCACAATGCCTGATTGTCACTCATTCTGTACTGATGTACAGGCATCCCTTCAGGAATTCTCCGAACAAACCGACATGTGTATGCAGACCGGTGTTGACTTGAACCTTGACTTCGAAGTGATCTTCAGGGCAACCCAAGACTTCTTTGAAGAAAACGAGGAATGGATGTATGAAATCGCAAGAAAATTCAACAAACCTATCCTTTTAGAGATTTTACCTGAAAGACACCACTACTGGGTATGTAAAATCGACCTTGCAAACATTGACGCATTAGGAAGACCAATCGAAAATCCTACAGTTCAGATAGATGTTGAAAGTGGTAAAAGGTTTGACATCACCTACCTTGGTGAAGACGGCAAACAGCACAACCCAACAATCCTGCACACTTCCCCAACCGGAAGTATCGAAAGGGTTTTATGTGCAATGCTTGAGAAAACCGCAATTGAACTCGATGAAAGAGCTCCAATGCTTCCAACCTGGTTAAGTCCGATTCAAGCAAGAATCCTAACTATCAGTGAAGCACACAAGGACTTTGCAGAAGAACTCTACAGCAAAATCAATGCAGCAAACATCCGTGTGGACATTGACGACAGGGATGAAAGTGTAGGTAAAAAGATTAGAAATGCATCCAAGGAATGGATTCCGTACATTTTCGTTGTTGGAGACAAGGAAATGGAATCCGGTAAATTCCAAGTGACTGTACGTGAAACCGGTGAGAAAATAGACATGACAGTCGATGAATTAATAGATGAAATTAATGCTAAATGTGAAGGAAAACCTTACAGAAGATTACCTTTACCAAAAGATATCTCAAAAAGGATTAACTTCCAATAG